In Chryseobacterium sp. C-71, the genomic window TTTTTCCCAAGTTAAATCCGGATTAGGAATCGTATTTGGTATCAAACCGTTTGATAAGGCTCCGCCAAATGAGTAATTTCCGCCTGCAAGAGTTCCGAAGGCTCTGTAGTCACCAATAGAATTGTTTCCGTTCTCACCCCAGCTGTATCTCAGCTTCAAGTTGGTCAGCCAGCTTGAATCCTTTAAAAATTCTTCCTCATCTATTTTCCAGGCACCTCCGAATGCTGCAAATGTTCCCCAAAGATTATTCCACCCGAATCTCGAAGATCCATCTCTACGAATACTGGCAGACAACATGTACTTCTTTTTGTAATCATAATTCACACGACCAAACATAGAAACCAACATCCATTCTGAAGCGGTATATTCTGAATTAAGTACAGATGCTGACTGTGTGAAGTTAAAGGTCTTTAAATCATCATTAGGAAACCCTCTGTTTCGGTTGTACTGACTTGTTGTTCTATAATTTTCAGCACTGTAACCTGCAATTGCATTAACACTGTGATCTCCGAAAGTTTTTTTGTAGGATAATAAAGCTTCTCCTAAATAACGGTTGTAATTAACGGTTCTTCTACTGGCAATACTCACCTGCCCCGGAATATTGGTCACCAAGTTAAAAGTTGGTGTATATCCGTTATTAAGATTAAAGTTATTAGTTGCTCCTCCTGAAATTTTCAAGTTTAAACTTGGCAAAATATCATAAGACATATATAAACTGGATAGTAACCTGAATTCATTGGTATTGTTGGTCGTATTTTCTAACACTCCAATCGGACTCTGTGAAGAACTTGCCCATCGGTACCGATCATTTTTCCAGAAATTAGTATAAAGACCTGCAGACAATTCTGCTATGGGTACCATTGAAAGCATTTTGTGCGCTTCATTATCTTTTCCGTCTACTGCTGCTCCGTAACTTTGGGAGTAACTTGGTCTCAAGGCAATCCCAGCTTTCCACTTATCTGAAATATTAACATCAACCACAGCACTTAAATTAAATCTGTTGAATCCGGTATTAAGAGCCAAACCTTCCTGATCGAAATACGCAGCCGAAATAGCATACTTCACATTCTTGTTCCCACCTCTCACAGACAACTGATAATTCTGAATAGATGCCGGACGGTAAAATGCATCCTGCCAATCGATATTAGCAACCTGATTGGTTCCCCATCGAGGATCAATCATGTAATTGACATTCGCCAAATTATAATTGGTTGTGTTTGCTAAATTAAAATACTTAGCCCTTACTTCGTAACTATCTGATGTTGAATTACCCGGTGCTAATGCAACCCATCTTTTATTGATTGATTCTGTAGCATAATCAATCCACTCTGAGCTGTTCATAACATCCAGCTTCTTTTCTATGGTTTGCACACCGTAATATTGAGAGAAGGTAAATGATGGTTTTCCTGTCATTCCTTTTTTAGTAGTTACAATCACTACACCGTTAGAACCACGAGATCCGTACATTGCTGTAGAAGCAGCATCCTTCAGCACTTCAATCGATTGCACATCATCTGGAGAAACGTTAGCCATATCGT contains:
- a CDS encoding TonB-dependent receptor, which encodes MKKSIVTLGILLSTTSFIFAQEKQPTGTTKNQDTLQSNNKTKDIEEVVIIAYGTQKRGEVTGSVGRVSAESFKDRPISRVDQALTGQIAGVKTRATSGKPGEPLEIRVRGTASISASNSPVYVVDGMVVDDMANVSPDDVQSIEVLKDAASTAMYGSRGSNGVVIVTTKKGMTGKPSFTFSQYYGVQTIEKKLDVMNSSEWIDYATESINKRWVALAPGNSTSDSYEVRAKYFNLANTTNYNLANVNYMIDPRWGTNQVANIDWQDAFYRPASIQNYQLSVRGGNKNVKYAISAAYFDQEGLALNTGFNRFNLSAVVDVNISDKWKAGIALRPSYSQSYGAAVDGKDNEAHKMLSMVPIAELSAGLYTNFWKNDRYRWASSSQSPIGVLENTTNNTNEFRLLSSLYMSYDILPSLNLKISGGATNNFNLNNGYTPTFNLVTNIPGQVSIASRRTVNYNRYLGEALLSYKKTFGDHSVNAIAGYSAENYRTTSQYNRNRGFPNDDLKTFNFTQSASVLNSEYTASEWMLVSMFGRVNYDYKKKYMLSASIRRDGSSRFGWNNLWGTFAAFGGAWKIDEEEFLKDSSWLTNLKLRYSWGENGNNSIGDYRAFGTLAGGNYSFGGALSNGLIPNTIPNPDLTWEKTRSSDFGFELGLFNRIDFTADYYIKKTNDLLLQQPIPYVTGYNIMWKNVGSVQNKGLELDLTTKNLTGAFKWNTSANIAFNNNKVLQLGTDNAPIYTGFSNSTNIIQVGEELNSFYLYEAIGVLSSADIANAGIAKTNGAIAGDTKYRDANGDGIINENDRHIIGSPTPDYYWGFTNTFSYKGFDLSVFFQGQKGGYSYALLGRAIDRPGMGTTTNVMGNWANRWRSDAEPGDGRTPRLDGTTGSLLDTRWLYDATYIQLKNITLGYNFEQDLVNKLKISNLRVYVSLENVWRKDHYYGGYNPESVQSDGTDYGAYPNAKVYMMGLNFNF